The DNA segment GGCTGATTATGGTTATTAAATCCTCAATGAGTTCTTCTTTTGGAGTCTTGTCCTTCTCGTTGAGGACTATTATTTCTGTTCCATTCTGTTGGAAGAAGAATTCGAGTGTTTTAAACCCGAAACGGGTGAGTCTGTCGGGGTAAGTGATGATGACTTTTGAGACTTCTCCCTTTGCTACAAGTTCGAGGAGTTTCCGATAGTTTTTCCTGTTCTCGTTCAATCCTGAACCAATGTCCTTGAGTATTTGGACTTCCCATCCTCGTTCTTTCGCATATTGTTTGATGGTTTCAATTTGTCTTTCTAAATCGTCTTTTTGCGTGTGACTGGAGACTCTGGCGTAGCCAATGATTAAACCATTGTTCGATGTTTCTCCGAGTAGGCGTTTTATTTCGCTTTCTGGAATTCTCCTCCGCCCTCCCGGGGTTCTGACTGTTTTGATTTTCCCTTCCCTATCCCATTTCTGGATTGTTTTTGGATGAACTCCGAGTATCTCACTCGCCTGTTTGACCGTGTAAAGCTTTTCCTTCACTACCATACACTCACATTTAATC comes from the Thermococcus sp. M39 genome and includes:
- a CDS encoding IS607 family transposase — its product is MVVKEKLYTVKQASEILGVHPKTIQKWDREGKIKTVRTPGGRRRIPESEIKRLLGETSNNGLIIGYARVSSHTQKDDLERQIETIKQYAKERGWEVQILKDIGSGLNENRKNYRKLLELVAKGEVSKVIITYPDRLTRFGFKTLEFFFQQNGTEIIVLNEKDKTPKEELIEDLITIISHFAGKLYGARSHKYKKLKEGVKKLIEEVEE